ATGGACTTTCTGAAACTTCTAAAAACAATAGAACTAATTGATGAACCATGTTTTCTGGTCACCATGGACATCGAATCTCTATACACAAATGTACCCTTTGAGGGTGGTTTAAGAGCATCAAAATTCTTTCTCAATTCACGGACAGACTGCATTCCTAGTACTAAGTGCATTGTGGAGCTCCTTGAGATTGTGCTGACGTCTAATTTTTTCCTTTCTGGTTCTGACTATTATCTTCAGGTATCTGGCACAAGCATGGGTGCGAAAATGGCCCCCAGTTTCGCCTCACTATACTGTGGATTTTTTGAGCATCAAATCATCTTTAATGAACTACAAAACCCATTCTTCCATAACATCTCTCACTGGAAAAGGTACATAGACGATATCTTTTTTGTCTGGCATGGGTCTGAAGTTGAGTTAAACAAATTCCATCAGTTCATTAATTCCAATTCCCAACATCTCAGGTTCACTATGGAACATGACACAGAACGTATGAACTTTCTGGATATTTTGATTTACAGAGATGATAATACACTGGGGTCTAATCTATATAGAAAAAGCACTGACAGAAACTCAATCTTACATGGACAATCTTTCCATCCCACAGCTCTGAAGCAAGCCCTTCCCATATCCCAGTTTAGCCGCATACGGCGTATCTGCAGTAAGGACGAAGACTATCAAGGTCAAGCCAAAGACCTGGAGAAGCGCTTTGAACAGAGACAATATAAACCGGAATGGATCAAAAATGCACAGAGTCGTTATTAACATGTCTCTCAGACAGATTGCCTTCAACGGATCAGGACCCAGAAAAAGGAACCCAACGTGAATTGCATTATCCAGCACTCACCCCTGGGAAGACCCATCCAATCCATCATCAACAGTCATTGGCACATAGTGGAGTCTGATCCAGGACTCAAGGTTTTCACTGCAGCCCCCCGGGTGGTTTTTAAGAGACCTCCCAACCTACGCAACTCATTGGTGAGAGCACACCTCCCACCTTTAACAACACCCAACTTCCTACAGGCGGCGCCCCCTGGGAATTACAGGTGCGGGCGGTGTACCCAATGTAACTTCACACAGAAGATGAGCACTTTCAGCCACCCGCGCACAGGGAAGTCCTTTAACATCAAAGGTACTATTACCTGTAACACGTCGAATGTCATATACATGCTAAAATGCCCGTGTGGCTTGGCATATATCGGCAAAACCACACGGCCATTAAAGACCAGAATATCCGAGCATCGTTCCAATATCAGAAACCATGACCCCAAAAGCCCGGTGGCTGTTCATTTTACTCAATGCTCTGACAATCTGTCTTCACTGCGCTACTGTGGAATAGAAGTggtcaaaacacccactagggGGGGTGATATTAACTCTTTACTTCTAAAAAAAGAAGCGTTTTGGATTTACACACTGGACACTCTAGCCCCTAGAGGAATGAATGAAGAGTTTGACTTGCGTCCCTTTCTATGAACTGACCTTGGCCTTTTTGGACTGTTGTGTTGATCTGTAGCATGGTGTAATATCTTTCTGATCCTGAATTCCAGTCTGTTAGCTTTGTCCTGATCGGTTCCTTCTTTGATGTTGTTCATGTTGTATATATCGCACATATTGATGTGGCTGCCTTTAACATTTATGGAATTTTTGTATTATTCACTACTCCTCAATGTGATCTAGTGGTACTATCTGGTATATGAGTGCATTGAAATACTGTTGTGCTTTGTGTTATTTATTGCACGTTGGCactttattgtattgtattgtacttATTGCATTTTTGCACACTGCATTTTGCACACTAGCACTTGAAGCACTTTGCACTCGGCACTTTAATCACTTGCATCATGTGATGTCAGGTGTTCAATTAGTATAAGTATGGGCTGCTAGGTACCTGTCTTATGTCTGAGGAAGGGCAGTGTGTCCCAAAACGTCACATGTGgtgaataaaaagaaaaaaata
This genomic stretch from Alosa sapidissima isolate fAloSap1 chromosome 16, fAloSap1.pri, whole genome shotgun sequence harbors:
- the LOC121685553 gene encoding uncharacterized protein LOC121685553 codes for the protein MPNRTQKKEPNVNCIIQHSPLGRPIQSIINSHWHIVESDPGLKVFTAAPRVVFKRPPNLRNSLVRAHLPPLTTPNFLQAAPPGNYRCGRCTQCNFTQKMSTFSHPRTGKSFNIKGTITCNTSNVIYMLKCPCGLAYIGKTTRPLKTRISEHRSNIRNHDPKSPVAVHFTQCSDNLSSLRYCGIEVVKTPTRGGDINSLLLKKEAFWIYTLDTLAPRGMNEEFDLRPFL